One region of Mesobacillus boroniphilus genomic DNA includes:
- a CDS encoding phosphatase PAP2 family protein: protein MKIGEGRNKGYMIENNIKAKNVILPILLVAMGLGTSIAFLYLFTELAEEMLESEVKSFDGSIIQFFYQINTDTLDVILFFFTELGSLWFLTIFSLIIISILWFKKKDKWSILFFIIGIGGGGLLTKLLKYYYGRERPSIDETIDAIGYSFPSGHSMGSLIFYGFLSYFLFRSSIRKKLKWAALFICGVLIFFIGISRIYLGAHYPSDVIAGYLAGSIWLILCILALEYVKWRSASSIKPIKAFKDFIAHQMKG, encoded by the coding sequence ATGAAGATTGGAGAAGGGAGGAACAAAGGTTACATGATAGAAAACAACATAAAGGCAAAAAACGTAATCCTTCCAATCCTTTTGGTTGCAATGGGCTTAGGAACATCAATTGCCTTTCTATACTTATTCACAGAGCTGGCTGAAGAAATGCTGGAATCCGAGGTTAAGAGTTTTGATGGCAGCATCATTCAATTCTTCTATCAAATTAATACAGACACATTGGATGTAATCCTGTTCTTTTTCACCGAATTGGGTTCCCTATGGTTCCTGACCATTTTTTCACTCATCATCATTTCCATACTTTGGTTTAAAAAGAAAGATAAATGGAGCATCCTCTTTTTCATCATTGGTATCGGGGGAGGAGGTCTCCTGACAAAGCTTTTGAAATACTACTATGGAAGGGAACGGCCTTCAATTGATGAAACAATCGATGCGATCGGCTACAGCTTTCCAAGCGGCCACTCGATGGGTTCCCTGATTTTTTACGGGTTCCTGAGTTATTTCTTATTTCGTTCTAGCATCAGAAAGAAATTGAAATGGGCCGCTCTGTTTATATGTGGTGTGTTGATCTTTTTCATTGGAATCAGCAGGATCTATCTTGGAGCACATTATCCGAGTGACGTTATCGCCGGTTATCTGGCAGGAAGCATCTGGCTCATCCTCTGTATCCTTGCATTAGAATACGTGAAGTGGAGAAGCGCCTCATCAATAAAGCCCATCAAAGCATTCAAAGACTTTATCGCGCACCAAATGAAAGGGTAA
- a CDS encoding DUF2975 domain-containing protein, whose protein sequence is MKRVSTLSLKIAVILIGILSMVLCILWLPEIAARDAAMHPETAYLQYPFLIGAYITVIPFFVALFQALKLLNYIDQNNAFSELSVLALKYIKYCAITISTLAVAEIISGIILFAGEGEDITGFISLGFMFTFASMVIGVFAAVLQKLLKDAIDIKAENDLTV, encoded by the coding sequence ATGAAACGTGTGTCTACGCTCTCTTTAAAGATAGCCGTTATCCTTATTGGGATACTGAGTATGGTTTTGTGTATATTATGGTTGCCTGAGATAGCTGCAAGAGATGCAGCAATGCATCCAGAGACGGCCTACTTACAATACCCCTTTTTAATAGGTGCATATATCACTGTAATACCGTTTTTCGTTGCCTTGTTCCAGGCTTTAAAACTTTTAAACTATATTGACCAGAACAACGCTTTCTCGGAATTATCTGTTTTAGCTTTGAAGTATATAAAATACTGTGCCATCACCATCAGTACCCTGGCTGTTGCAGAAATAATATCTGGTATTATATTGTTCGCAGGTGAAGGCGAAGACATAACGGGTTTTATCAGCTTGGGATTCATGTTCACTTTTGCTTCAATGGTGATAGGAGTCTTTGCTGCTGTTCTTCAAAAACTTTTAAAAGATGCCATTGATATAAAAGCAGAAAATGATTTAACGGTCTGA
- a CDS encoding DUF817 domain-containing protein, which yields MGPLKQLVHFGWEQALSCLFPVVIFASLAVTQIIPAPILPRYDWLLMICLFMQWWMVRLGFETRDELKVITLFHVIGLALEIFKVHMGSWSYPEEGYFKIFGVPLYSGFMYASVASYLCQAWRRLKVGLVKFPPFSVVVPLAAAIYLNFFTHHFWIDIRWWLSGLVIIVFWQSWVTYEINETRYRMPLSLSFVLIGFFIWIAENIATYFGAWKYPNQTDAWSLVHPGKVSSWLLLVIVSFLIVATLKKVKGKGSIIDESLSHSKPTGLSTKL from the coding sequence ATGGGACCATTAAAACAACTCGTTCATTTTGGTTGGGAGCAGGCTCTATCTTGTTTATTTCCTGTCGTTATATTTGCCTCTTTAGCTGTTACACAAATCATACCAGCTCCTATTCTGCCTCGGTATGACTGGCTGCTTATGATCTGCCTTTTTATGCAATGGTGGATGGTACGTTTGGGGTTTGAAACGAGGGATGAACTTAAGGTAATAACATTGTTCCATGTTATTGGACTTGCGCTAGAAATTTTCAAGGTGCATATGGGCTCCTGGTCCTACCCGGAGGAGGGATATTTTAAAATTTTTGGAGTGCCTTTGTATAGCGGATTCATGTATGCAAGTGTAGCCAGTTATCTTTGCCAGGCGTGGAGGAGGTTGAAGGTTGGACTAGTTAAGTTTCCACCATTTTCGGTAGTTGTACCTCTCGCTGCAGCAATATATTTGAATTTTTTTACCCACCATTTTTGGATTGACATTCGTTGGTGGTTATCAGGACTTGTAATTATCGTCTTCTGGCAATCCTGGGTTACATACGAGATTAATGAAACTAGATACCGAATGCCACTCTCACTATCATTTGTGCTCATTGGATTTTTTATATGGATAGCTGAAAATATCGCAACTTACTTTGGAGCCTGGAAATATCCAAACCAAACCGATGCATGGAGCCTCGTTCATCCAGGAAAGGTGAGTTCATGGCTCTTACTAGTGATTGTCAGCTTTCTTATAGTAGCGACGTTAAAGAAGGTTAAGGGAAAAGGTTCAATTATAGATGAATCTTTGTCCCACTCAAAACCGACCGGATTGAGTACAAAATTATAG
- a CDS encoding YjcZ family sporulation protein has product MSDGAGYGGGFALVVVLFILLIIIGASYIGGGYGGGYGGY; this is encoded by the coding sequence ATGTCAGACGGAGCAGGTTATGGCGGCGGTTTCGCGTTGGTTGTTGTATTGTTCATCCTCCTGATCATCATTGGAGCTTCATATATTGGAGGAGGCTACGGCGGTGGTTACGGTGGCTACTAA
- a CDS encoding sensor histidine kinase — translation MKTLYRKFINATLLILGISIMIAFVLANWVYMTSTRERIDQQNVKIAEEVASSLEQMHSTTHLSFKAYLDSISKVGYQIYVLSENGEEFFFGEDFSKKNLPDEAMKVIDGKEVYHGMDNSHSPWMMMSHFSNELDNTVGVPFTIDDQDYGLYLRPNNKMLFSDVHVIFAWFFVAISIVSISGVIWFAKHLIQPITKLTEATREITRENFNFPLNIHRKDEIGQLAESFSIMQTQLQHNDEARKSFINNVSHDFQSPLMNIQGYAELLKTQELDEEHQEYVEIIDQESKRLSNLTKQLLLLTSLDQKSYPMKLSVTRIDTQIKETVRRHQWRLEEKEIEISYHLPPAPILADPELLMTVWDNLLTNAIKYNQTGGSIYIQINLSEQYTIITFKDTGIGMNEKQASKVFERFYRVDAARKKDGTGLGLSIVKHIIELHNGNIEVESEIQSGTTFTLKLPIEKQLEE, via the coding sequence ATGAAGACATTGTACAGGAAATTCATCAACGCAACACTTCTCATCCTCGGAATCAGCATTATGATTGCCTTCGTTCTTGCAAACTGGGTCTATATGACTTCTACAAGAGAAAGGATCGATCAACAGAATGTAAAAATTGCCGAAGAGGTAGCCTCGAGTCTTGAGCAAATGCATTCTACCACCCATTTAAGCTTCAAAGCCTATCTTGACTCGATAAGTAAAGTAGGTTATCAAATCTATGTTTTAAGTGAAAATGGAGAGGAATTCTTTTTTGGCGAAGATTTTTCGAAAAAGAATCTACCCGATGAGGCAATGAAAGTTATTGATGGTAAAGAGGTCTATCATGGAATGGATAATTCTCATTCTCCATGGATGATGATGAGCCATTTTTCGAATGAGCTTGATAATACAGTTGGGGTTCCTTTTACAATTGACGATCAGGATTATGGCCTATACCTTCGCCCCAATAACAAAATGCTATTTTCTGATGTCCATGTCATTTTCGCCTGGTTCTTTGTGGCCATCTCAATTGTCAGTATCAGCGGCGTCATCTGGTTCGCCAAACACCTGATCCAGCCAATTACAAAGCTGACAGAAGCGACAAGGGAAATCACACGTGAAAATTTCAACTTCCCTTTGAACATCCATCGGAAGGATGAAATCGGCCAGCTTGCCGAAAGCTTCAGCATCATGCAGACTCAATTGCAGCATAATGATGAAGCCAGGAAATCCTTCATCAATAATGTATCCCATGACTTTCAATCACCATTGATGAATATTCAGGGATACGCAGAACTATTGAAAACACAGGAGCTCGACGAAGAGCATCAGGAGTATGTTGAGATCATTGACCAGGAATCCAAGAGGCTGTCCAACTTGACGAAGCAATTGCTGCTTCTTACCTCCCTGGATCAGAAATCCTACCCGATGAAGCTCTCGGTCACAAGGATTGACACACAAATCAAAGAAACGGTAAGAAGGCATCAATGGCGCCTCGAGGAAAAGGAGATTGAAATTTCGTACCATCTCCCCCCTGCCCCGATTCTCGCTGATCCTGAGCTTTTGATGACAGTCTGGGACAACCTGCTGACGAACGCGATTAAATATAATCAAACCGGCGGCAGCATTTATATCCAGATTAACCTTTCTGAACAATACACAATTATCACCTTCAAGGATACCGGAATCGGAATGAACGAGAAGCAAGCCTCAAAGGTTTTCGAACGTTTCTACCGGGTCGATGCTGCACGCAAGAAGGATGGAACCGGCCTGGGCCTGTCGATTGTCAAACATATTATTGAACTGCACAACGGAAACATTGAAGTGGAGAGCGAGATTCAATCAGGGACGACTTTTACTTTAAAGCTCCCTATAGAAAAACAACTGGAGGAATAA
- a CDS encoding response regulator transcription factor has protein sequence MRILVVDDDVNIQRLVTIHLTQEGYQVFKADDAEEALSLLEKQNVDLAIVDVMMPGMNGFELTKILTDDWEIPVILLTAKGQLSDKEEGFLSGSEDYIVKPFEVKELLFRVAVVLRRMQRAIDSIISAGNMKIDRNSFEVEINQETILFPLKEFELLTILASRLNKTTPRAILIEQAWGADYEGSEQTLNTHINRIRERLRKHQASVEIQTIRGIGYRLEDLK, from the coding sequence ATGAGAATCTTGGTAGTTGATGATGATGTAAATATTCAAAGACTGGTGACCATCCATCTAACCCAGGAAGGATATCAGGTATTCAAAGCTGATGATGCCGAGGAGGCTTTATCCTTGCTCGAAAAACAAAATGTCGACCTGGCGATTGTCGATGTGATGATGCCTGGAATGAATGGCTTCGAGCTGACTAAAATCCTGACTGATGATTGGGAGATTCCCGTGATCCTCCTCACCGCAAAAGGCCAGCTGAGCGATAAGGAAGAAGGCTTCCTGTCAGGTTCCGAAGACTATATTGTGAAGCCTTTCGAAGTAAAGGAGCTCTTATTCAGGGTTGCTGTTGTATTGAGAAGAATGCAGCGTGCTATTGATTCTATCATCTCTGCCGGGAACATGAAGATTGACCGGAACAGCTTTGAAGTGGAGATCAATCAAGAGACGATTCTCTTCCCGCTGAAGGAATTTGAGCTTCTTACCATTCTGGCATCACGGTTGAATAAAACCACTCCCCGCGCGATCTTGATTGAACAGGCCTGGGGAGCCGACTATGAGGGTAGCGAACAAACGCTCAACACTCACATTAACAGGATCCGGGAACGCCTGAGGAAGCATCAAGCCTCAGTGGAAATCCAGACCATCCGCGGAATTGGTTACAGACTTGAGGATTTGAAATGA